The following coding sequences are from one Leishmania major strain Friedlin complete genome, chromosome 36 window:
- a CDS encoding putative dihydrolipoamide acetyltransferase precursor, which translates to MLRCRAVSKLATLAALRFLTITPIPMPALSPTMEKGKITEWCKQPGDFIRPGDTFCNIETDKAVVSYDNATEEGFFARVITSPGEETVVGQTVCLIVDEKEGVHSDEVKNWKPEAEEAPAAAAEEAPAAPAATTPVAAAPVAASGDRVKASPYARKMAAEKNVSLRGIKGTGGGVGRITSKDVAAAVASGTASSAAEVAAPAKTAATAALAAPAKPAAAKGTPPANPNFTDIPVTTMRSVIAKRLHQSKNLEIPHYYLFDDCRVDNMLALIKQLNAKGNGEYKITVNDYIVKAVARANTLVPEVNSSWQGDFIRQYATVDVSVAVATPTGLITPIIRNAQAKGLVEISKETKALAKKARDGTLQPSEFQGGTCSVSNLGATGIPGFTAIINPPQAMILAVGSAKPRAEIVKSEETGEFEMTGRVENVVSFSASFDHRIVDGALGAKWFQHFHDAMENPLSLLL; encoded by the coding sequence AtgctccgctgccgtgctgTCTCGAAgctggccacgctggccGCCCTTCGCTTCCTCACCATCACCCCGATTCCCATGCCCGCGCTCTCCCCCACTATGGAGAAGGGCAAGATCACGGAGTGGTGCAAGCAGCCTGGTGACTTCATTCGCCCCGGCGACACCTTCTGCAACATCGAGACCGATAAGGCTGTCGTGTCGTACGATAATGCAACTGAAGAGGGCTTCTTCGCCCGCGTCATCACCTCTCCTGGCGAGGAGACGGTTGTGGGTCAGACAGTGTGCCTCATCGTCGACGAGAAGGAGGGTGTCCACTCTGACGAGGTCAAGAACTGGAAGCCTGAGGCCGAGGAAGCacccgctgcggctgccgaggAGGCTCCTGCTGCCCCTGCCGCTACAACccctgtggctgctgccccTGTGGCGGCGTCTGGTGACCGCGTGAAGGCATCGCCGTACGCTCGCAAGATGGCTGCGGAGAAGAACGTTTCACTGAGAGGCATCAAGGGcaccggtggtggtgtgggtCGCATCACGTCCAAGGAcgtggcggctgccgtggcaagcggcaccgccagctcGGCTGCAGAGGTGGCTGCACCGGCCAAGACTGCTGCTACTGCGGCACTGGCTGCCCCCGCGAAGCCCGCGGCAGCCAAGGGAACGCCTCCAGCGAACCCCAACTTCACCGACATTCCGGTGACGACAATGCGATCTGTCATCGCGAAGCGCCTGCACCAGTCCAAGAACCTGGAAATTCCGCACTACTACCTCTTCGACGACTGCCGCGTCGACAACATGCTGGCCCTCATCAAGCAGCTGAACGCGAAAGGTAATGGCGAGTACAAGATCACTGTGAACGACTACATTGTCAAGGCGGTTGCGCGCGCCAACACTCTGGTGCCGGAGGTGAACTCCTCCTGGCAGGGTGACTTCATCCGCCAGTACGCCACCGTTGACGTCTCGGTGGCTGTGGCCACGCCGACTGGCCTCATTACCCCGATCATCCGCAACGCGCAGGCGAAGGGTCTCGTAGAAATATCGAAGGAGACGAAGGCTCtagcgaagaaggcgcgcgACGGTACGCTGCAGCCCAGCGAGTTCCAGGGTGGCACGTGCTCCGTGTCGAACCTCGGTGCCACAGGCATCCCCGGCTTCACAGCCATCATCAATCCCCCGCAGGCGATGATTCTCGCCGTAGGCTCCGCCAAGCCGCGCGCTGAGATTGTGAAGAGCGAGGAGACGGGCGAGTTTGAGATGACTGGCAGGGTAGAGAACGTCGTGAGCTTTTCGGCGTCCTTTGACCACCGCATCGTCGATGGCGCCCTCGGCGCCAAGTGGTTCCAGCACTTCCATGACGCCATGGAGAACCCGCTGTCACTTCTGCTGTAG